From one Planktothrix agardhii NIES-204 genomic stretch:
- a CDS encoding adenine specific DNA methyltransferase: MIEKYIQNINKRYQLGNATEHTFRGDLQQLIENLVPTISATNEPKRQSCGAPDYILTKKDIPVGFIEAKDIGDKDLKGAKKTGNKEQFDRYKTSLNNLIFTDYLDFHLYREGEFITKIAIGEVTETGIKSLPENFLTFTNLIRDFCTHIGQTIKSPKKLAEMMAGKARLLSGVIEKALMSDEINQENSTLKDQMGAFKKILIHDITPKEFADVYAQTIAYGMFAARLHDPDLATFSRQKAAELIPKSNPFLRKLFGYIAGPDIDDRIKWIVDNLVEIFLACNVEEILKNYGKSTKMEDPIIHFYETFLSEYDPKLRKARGVWYTPAPVVNFIVRAVDDILKTEFDLPQGLADNSKTKIKVDVQGKQVEQEVHKVQILDPAAGTGTFLAEVIKHIHNKFVGQQGIWSNYVETHLLPRLNGFELLMASYAMAHLQLDLLLTETGYKTTNNQRFRVYLTNSLEEQHPDTGTLFASWLSAEANEANYIKRDTPVMCVIGNPPYSGISSNNGEWINKLIEDYKYIDGVHFNERKHWLNDDYVKFLRYGQHFIEKNGSGVLAFINPHGFLDNPTFRGMRWNLLKTYDKIYTIDLHGNSKKKETAPDGNADVNVFDIMQGVSINIFVKTGKKKANELGKVFHFDLYGKREMKYDFLSDSSLKSVNFQELKPEKPFLFFVPKNNKGSKEYEKGFRVDELFSVNVTGVVTARDSFVIDFEKPILKKRMEEFSDINFTDDSIRRKFFGNKKEGKYLAGDSRGWKMVEARKTIQSFNHNDIIQKIAYRLFDDRYIYYHSSMVDWGREKFMYHFINKDNVGIDLCRQLVTDEYSHIFVTNKIVDDSFVSNKSRERGYVFPLYLYPDNPEQQIIIQTAERIPNLNTEIIKQIAEKLGLTFTNEKETTENTFAPIDILDYIYAVLHSLTYREKYKEFLKIDFPRVPYPKDQNTFWQLVKLGEEIRQIHLLESPTVEKYITQYPIDGDNIVTKPKYQDGKVYINNTQYFNHVPEIAWNFYIGGYQPAQKWLKDRKDRKLEIEDIFHYQKIIVALMETDKLMKEIDKIAIE; this comes from the coding sequence ATGATAGAAAAATACATTCAAAATATCAATAAGCGTTATCAACTAGGTAATGCAACTGAACATACGTTTCGGGGCGATTTACAACAACTGATTGAAAATTTGGTTCCTACTATTAGTGCGACCAATGAACCTAAACGGCAATCTTGTGGAGCACCGGATTATATTTTAACCAAAAAAGATATACCCGTTGGTTTTATAGAAGCAAAAGATATTGGGGATAAAGACCTTAAAGGAGCTAAAAAAACCGGAAACAAAGAACAATTTGATCGTTATAAAACTTCTTTAAATAATTTAATATTTACCGATTATCTTGATTTTCATTTATATAGAGAAGGTGAATTTATTACTAAAATTGCCATAGGAGAAGTAACAGAAACAGGGATTAAATCTTTACCGGAAAATTTTTTAACATTTACTAACCTAATTAGAGATTTTTGTACTCACATCGGACAAACGATCAAAAGTCCTAAAAAACTAGCAGAAATGATGGCAGGGAAAGCTCGTCTTCTTTCTGGAGTAATTGAAAAAGCCTTAATGAGTGACGAAATTAACCAAGAAAATAGTACGCTTAAAGACCAAATGGGTGCTTTTAAGAAAATCCTCATTCACGATATTACCCCTAAAGAATTTGCTGATGTATATGCTCAAACCATTGCTTATGGGATGTTTGCGGCTCGATTACATGACCCGGATTTAGCAACTTTCAGCCGACAGAAAGCTGCGGAACTTATTCCTAAATCAAATCCGTTTTTAAGAAAGCTATTTGGATACATTGCTGGGCCAGATATTGATGACCGAATTAAATGGATAGTCGATAATTTGGTAGAAATATTTTTAGCTTGTAATGTCGAAGAAATTTTAAAGAATTACGGTAAATCTACAAAAATGGAAGACCCAATTATCCATTTTTACGAAACCTTTTTAAGTGAATACGACCCAAAATTGCGTAAAGCTCGTGGTGTTTGGTACACACCCGCACCCGTTGTAAATTTTATAGTTAGAGCGGTTGATGATATTTTAAAAACCGAATTTGATTTACCCCAAGGACTGGCAGACAATAGCAAAACTAAAATCAAAGTTGATGTGCAGGGAAAACAGGTTGAGCAGGAAGTTCACAAAGTCCAAATCCTTGACCCCGCCGCCGGAACTGGAACTTTTCTGGCCGAAGTTATTAAACATATTCATAACAAATTTGTCGGACAACAAGGGATTTGGAGCAACTATGTAGAAACCCATTTATTGCCCCGTCTCAACGGTTTTGAGTTGCTGATGGCGAGTTATGCTATGGCACATCTTCAATTAGATTTACTATTAACTGAAACGGGCTATAAAACCACCAATAACCAACGGTTTAGAGTTTACCTCACTAACAGTTTAGAAGAACAGCACCCCGACACTGGAACGCTGTTTGCAAGTTGGTTAAGTGCCGAAGCTAATGAAGCGAATTATATTAAAAGAGATACACCTGTAATGTGTGTTATTGGGAATCCACCTTATAGCGGAATTTCATCTAATAATGGCGAATGGATTAATAAACTAATTGAAGATTATAAATATATTGATGGCGTACATTTTAATGAACGCAAACATTGGTTAAATGATGACTATGTTAAGTTCTTGCGTTACGGACAGCATTTTATTGAAAAAAATGGGAGTGGTGTTTTGGCGTTTATCAATCCCCACGGATTTTTAGACAACCCAACTTTTCGGGGAATGCGTTGGAATTTGCTAAAAACTTATGACAAAATTTATACTATAGACTTACACGGAAATAGCAAGAAAAAAGAAACTGCACCTGATGGAAATGCTGATGTTAATGTATTTGACATTATGCAAGGTGTTTCAATTAATATTTTCGTAAAAACAGGAAAGAAAAAGGCAAACGAATTAGGAAAAGTATTTCATTTTGACTTGTATGGCAAACGAGAAATGAAATATGATTTTCTCTCTGATAGTTCATTAAAATCGGTAAATTTTCAAGAATTAAAACCAGAAAAACCATTTTTATTTTTTGTTCCAAAAAACAATAAAGGTTCAAAGGAATACGAAAAAGGTTTTAGAGTTGATGAATTATTTTCAGTAAATGTTACAGGTGTTGTAACGGCAAGAGATAGTTTTGTAATTGATTTTGAAAAACCAATTCTTAAAAAAAGAATGGAAGAGTTTTCGGACATTAACTTCACTGATGATTCCATAAGAAGAAAATTTTTTGGAAATAAAAAGGAAGGTAAATATTTAGCAGGCGATTCCAGAGGTTGGAAAATGGTTGAAGCGAGAAAGACGATACAGAGTTTTAACCACAATGATATTATTCAAAAAATTGCGTATAGATTATTTGACGATAGATACATTTATTACCATAGTTCTATGGTTGATTGGGGCAGGGAAAAATTTATGTATCACTTTATCAATAAAGATAATGTTGGTATTGATTTATGCCGTCAATTAGTAACGGACGAGTATTCGCATATTTTTGTAACAAATAAAATAGTTGATGATTCTTTTGTGTCCAACAAATCAAGAGAAAGAGGTTATGTCTTCCCTCTCTACCTCTATCCTGATAACCCTGAACAACAAATCATCATACAAACAGCCGAAAGAATACCAAACCTAAACACAGAAATTATAAAGCAAATAGCAGAAAAATTAGGATTAACTTTTACTAACGAGAAAGAAACCACAGAAAACACATTTGCACCCATAGATATTTTAGACTATATCTATGCGGTTTTACACTCGCTAACTTACCGAGAAAAATATAAAGAGTTTCTGAAAATTGATTTTCCCAGAGTCCCCTATCCCAAAGACCAAAACACTTTTTGGCAATTGGTCAAATTAGGCGAAGAAATCAGACAAATCCATTTATTAGAAAGTCCAACCGTTGAAAAATATATTACACAATATCCCATAGACGGAGATAATATTGTCACAAAACCAAAGTATCAAGACGGTAAAGTTTACATCAACAATACCCAATATTTTAATCATGTTCCCGAAATAGCTTGGAACTTTTATATTGGTGGCTATCAACCCGCTCAAAAATGGCTCAAAGACCGCAAAGACCGAAAATTAGAAATTGAAGACATATTCCATTATCAAAAAATTATTGTTGCCTTGATGGAAACGGATAAACTAATGAAAGAAATTGATAAAATTGCCATCGAGTAG